The following are from one region of the Oncorhynchus kisutch isolate 150728-3 unplaced genomic scaffold, Okis_V2 Okis03b-Okis08b_hom, whole genome shotgun sequence genome:
- the LOC109880468 gene encoding U2 small nuclear ribonucleoprotein A', translating to MVKLSAELIEQAAQYTNPVRDRELDLRGYKIPVLENLGATLDQFDTIDFSDNEIRKLDGFPLLKRLKTLLMNNNRICRVGENLEQALPSMRELILTSNNIQELGDLDPLASVKTLTLLSLLRNPVTNKKHYRLYVINKIPQIHVLDFQKVKLKERQEAEKMFKGKRGAQLAKDIAKRTKTFTPGAAVQQPEKKKMGPSPADVEAIKNAIANASSLAEVERLKGMLQAGQIPGREVRQVPPEMVEVEEEEEENGVVHMQREIQTEEGNGVEEMEEDVMEEVQGKVEEVDVKEVEEVEKEEVEEKEEGEEGEKQESEDESEDDDMDEDSPVNGS from the exons ATGGTAAAATTATCGGCAGAGCTAATTGAGCAGGCTGCTCAATACACAAACCCCGTGCGCGACAGAGAGCTGGATCTGCGAG GTTACAAAATTCCTGTACTTGAAAACCTTGGGGCTACACTTGACCAGTTTGATACAATCGATTTCTCTGACAATGAAATCAGAAAACTGGACGGCTTCCCTTTGCTCAAGAGGCTCAAAACGTTGCTCATGAACAACAACAGAATATG TCGTGTTGGTGAAAACCTTGAACAGGCATTGCCGAGTATGAGGGAGCTGATCCTCACAAGCAACAACATCCAGGAATTG GGTGATTTGGATCCGCTAGCCTCAGTGAAGACATTGACCCTTCTTAG TCTCCTAAGGAATCCAGTGACCAACAAGAAACACTACAGGCTCTATGTCATCAACAAAATCCCCCAGATTCACGTGCTTGACTTCCAGAAGGTCAAGTTAAAG GAGCGTCAGGAGGCGGAGAAAATGTTCAAGGGCAAACGAGGTGCTCAGCTTGCAAAGGATATTGCCAAGCGGACCAAAAC GTTCACCCCCGGAGCTGCTGTGCAGCAGCCTGAGAAGAAGAAGATGGGACCGTCTCCCGCTGACGTGGAAGCGATCAAG AATGCAATAGCTAACGCCTCGTCTCTGGCCGAGGTGGAGAGGTTGAAGGGGATGCTGCAGGCTGGTCAGATCCCCGGACGGGAGGTCAGACAAG TCCCCCCGGAAATggtggaggtggaagaggaagaggaggagaacggGGTTGTACATATGCAacgagagatacagacagaggaaGGAAATGGAGTGGAGGAGATGGAAGAGGATGTGATGGAGGAGGTACAGGGAAAGGTGGAGGAAGTAGATGtcaaggaggtggaggaggtagaaAAGGAAGAagtggaggagaaagaagagggggaggagggtgaaAAACAAGAGTCTGAGGATGAGTCTGAGGACGATGATATGGATGAAGACTCACCGGTTAACGGATCATGA
- the LOC109880462 gene encoding guanylyl cyclase-activating protein 2-like, protein MGQTHQTEQNDPEIDVKALQDMYKKFVTECPSGVLFIHEFKRFFGIDPTGEVSEYAESMFRAFDKNGDNTIDFLEFVAALNLVFRGDLEHKLRWSFKVYDKDGNGYVDRTELRAIIDSIYRLKKTSKREQGDMQLSVNEVCDRILKTVDVNRDGRCILSLNEFIKGAQGDPWIMNMLQLDMNPYGWVLEQRRKSAHF, encoded by the exons ATGGGACAGACACACCAGACCGAGCAGAATGACCCGGAGATCGATGTCAAGGCACTCCAGGACATGTACAAAAAGTTTGTGACGGAATGCCCGAGCGGTGTTTTATTTATCCACGAGTTCAAGCGTTTTTTTGGCATCGACCCAACTGGGGAAGTCTCTGAGTATGCGGAGAGCATGTTTCGAGCTTTTGACAAGAATGGG GATAACACCATTGATTTTCTGGAGTTTGTGGCAGCCTTGAATCTGGTCTTCCGGGGGGACTTGGAGCACAAATTACGCTGGTCATTTAAAGTGTACGACAAGGACGGCAACGGCTATGTAGATAGGACAGAACTGCGAGCTATTATTGAT AGTATATATAGATTAAAGAAGACATccaagagagagcagggggatatGCAGCTGTCGGTGAATGAAGTGTGTGATAGAATACTGAAGACTGTGGATGTGAACAGGGACGGTAGGTGCATACTCAGTCTGAAT GAGTTCATCAAGGGGGCCCAGGGAGACCCATGGATCATGAACATGCTCCAACTGGACATGAACCCTTATGGCTGGGTGCTGGAACAGAGAAGGAAGAGCGCACACTTTTAA
- the LOC116359667 gene encoding sushi, nidogen and EGF-like domain-containing protein 1, with protein MDKELVTMRNHMMLFVLFLLMTSKVTTADFVNTSTTNGPSTTPATTSTTNGPSTTPVNTSTTDGPSTTPGPLYPFGAGDTVSSRSDDGSSPPITLEQPFVYFGKPYQQIHVNHNGHLTFNAAFASYTPYRFPAFSSRDLIAPFWTDLDNRRNGTISYRQYSSGSVLQQATQDINQYFPNLGFSVNWVFVATWDKVPYYNTFGTEITFQVVLIAGGQSSFILMNYGEIVPTTQNIQAGYDTVNSIHYFSIPGSFQSNDTTFSYTSNVNVAGRWAFQTNATTSTTDGPSTTSASTSDEPFAIDDFCIDSIFCKGQGLTGSVYMLSTLLILVFLTILNN; from the exons ATGGACAAGGAGCTTGTGACAATGAGGAATCACATGATGCTTTTTGTGCTGTTTTTGTTGATGACGA gtaaggtgaCCACTGCTGATTTTG TGAACACTTCAACAACTAATGGCCCTTCAACAACCCCTG CGACCACTTCAACAACTAATGGCCCTTCAACAACCCCTG TGAACACTTCAACAACTGATGGCCCTTCAACAACCCCTG GCCCACTCTATCCATTTGGGGCTGGAGACACAGTGAGCTCCCGATCCGATGATGGAAGTTCCCCTCCTATAACCCTGGAACAGCCATTTGTTTATTTTGGAAAACCGTATCAACAGATACAC GTGAACCACAATGGACATCTGACCTTCAATGCAGCATTTGCCAGTTACACACCATACCGATTCCCTGCATTTTCCTCAAGAGATCTGATTGCTCCATTTTGGACCGATTTGGACAACAGGCGGAATGGTACCATCTCTTACCGGCAGTACAGCAGTGGCAGTGTTCTTCAACAGGCCACACAAGATATTAATCAGTACTTCCCAAATCTGGGCTTCTCTGTTAATTGGGTCTTCGTTGCTACCTGGGATAAGGTTCCCTACTACAACACTTTTGGAACA GAAATCACCTTCCAAGTGGTTCTGATTGCTGGTGGCCAATCCTCCTTCATCCTGATGAACTATGGGGAGATTGTACCAACAACTCAAAATATTCAG GCTGGCTATGACACAGTCAACTCCATCCACTACTTCTCGATCCCGGGGTCATTTCAAAGCAACGACACAACTTTCAGTTACACCAGCAATGTCAATGTCGCTGGTCGCTGGGCCTTCCAGACAAATG CGACCACTTCAACAACTGATGGCCCTTCAACAACATCTG CTTCTACATCTGATGAGCCTTTCGCAATTGATGACTTCTGCATAGATTCCATTTTTTGTAAAGGACAGGGTTTGACTGGTTCCGtttatatgctgagcactttgtTAATTCTGGTGTTTCTTACCATTTTAAATAATTGA